The following are encoded in a window of Telmatobacter sp. DSM 110680 genomic DNA:
- a CDS encoding DUF4126 domain-containing protein: MRVPLACAFMLGVVSGSRSLLAPAVVSRAIRGGTVRVEGTPFAFLEGRSLNHLLVGLAFAEVVADKLPMTPSRKAAFAYTGRIVTGALAGAAIGSHSKRVSLGVLLGMAGAVVGTEGGAAFRSWLASLFERDLPAAVIEDLVTFALVGFVNSKLKKCALPSAAL, translated from the coding sequence ATGCGAGTGCCTTTGGCCTGTGCATTCATGCTCGGTGTGGTGAGCGGTTCGCGATCGTTGCTTGCGCCAGCTGTTGTGAGCCGCGCGATTCGCGGAGGCACGGTACGCGTGGAAGGCACACCGTTCGCCTTCCTGGAAGGCCGGAGTCTAAATCATCTTCTCGTTGGCTTGGCGTTCGCGGAAGTGGTGGCCGACAAACTGCCTATGACACCGAGTCGGAAGGCGGCCTTTGCTTACACGGGGCGAATCGTCACCGGCGCCCTAGCCGGAGCCGCGATCGGCTCACACTCGAAACGAGTTTCTCTGGGAGTTTTACTCGGCATGGCGGGCGCCGTGGTTGGAACGGAAGGTGGCGCAGCGTTCCGTTCGTGGCTTGCTTCTCTTTTCGAGCGGGATCTTCCGGCTGCAGTAATCGAAGACCTTGTCACGTTCGCGCTGGTCGGGTTCGTCAACAGCAAGCTGAAGAAATGCGCCCTGCCATCAGCCGCGCTCTAA